DNA from Metabacillus flavus:
GTGGATGCGCATTGGGAGCTGATTCCGGAAATCAAAGCACTGCGTGACGAGATTGCGCCGGATACGATGCTCACCATCAATGGTGACATTCCTGACCGTCAAAAAGGATTAGAGCTTGCCGAAAAATACGGAATCGATGGCGTGATGATCGGGCGGGGTATTTTCAAAAATCCGTTTGCTTTTGAAAAAGAGCCGAAAGAGCACAGCAGTGATGAGTACCTTAATCTATTAAGGCTTCAGCTGGATCTGCAGGATCAATATGCAGAAACCGTGCCGCGCTCGGTAACAGGGCTTCACCGCTTTTTCAAAATTTATGTAAAGGGATTCCCTGGAGCGGCTGAATTGCGAAGCCAGCTGATGAACACAAAATCGACGGATGAAGTGCGGGCGTTGCTTGATAACTTTGGTAAAGAATAGGCACTACAGTTAAAATTGAATTATATCCACTGCATGAGGATATATGCTAAAGAAGAAGCAGGAAACCGTTACATGGTTCCTGCTTCTATTCGAATATTTCTCCCTAAGCTGATACGTCCGGATGACTTCCTCATCAGCACTTAGACGGCGCAGTTTCTCATCAGCTTTTGAAACCAATTGATCCAACTTAAACACCTCCATTAGATTTTGCTGATCCTCGTCTTCTGTTAAAAACAATAACCACCGATGCAACGGATCATTCATATCGGGTTTAGTCTTACTGAACTTCGGCAATTCAATGCACTGTATCTCAAGCAAATTTGTGAAGAGTTCACCGGTTTGGATGTTCTGAATTTTGTAGACGGAATGAAAATTTTGATGTACTTTAAATAAATTGTATCCCAGGATGTTGATCGCAATCGTCCGGTTGAGATCAGAATAGTTTTCACCCGCTTTAAGGTCTTCTGTATATAGTTTAGACCAGTAGAACAAAGTTCTTTCAACCATATTGTACTCATTGAGCAGCTGCACTTCGATTTTTTCACCAGAGCTGCAAACCGCTTTAATGTCCAAAATTCCTTGTTTGTCATCTATTTTGTCTTTACTAAAGTTTCTTCTACGATGTAAAGGTCTTCCACATCTGTTTGTATAATGGCATTCAGAAAACCAATCAAGATGTCTTTGTCTTTATTTTCTCCAAACAGTTTTTTAAAAACAAAATCATTCAATGGTTTTAATCGTCTCATCACACAGCTCCTTTCTCCTATTATACATCGGCTTATGATTGCTTCAAAGCTTGGAATCAGATAATGGATTGGTCTTTAAAACCCGGTATAAACAATGTTAGGTTTAAAGGAGTTGGTCTTTCCAAAGCCTGAGTTCAGAGTTTTTCCTTTATAACGATCCACTGTGTCCAATCAAAGCAGAATGCGGTCTTTTCTCTAAGTTATTAAAATTTGTGCGTAGCGTCAATTCTGATAATACTTCACATACTCATTCTTCATCACCAAGCTATGACAAGCATTTGATGGAAGATGCCAACATGATAATCACCTTCTTTTCTTGTTACAGTATTAGCAGCAGCAAAATAGAAATCAAAAAATTTATCCCTTTCCAGGATCCTTTCGATAAACCATCACCCCATCACGACTCTTAAAATCTCTGCCTTCCAGGGAATCGAGCACCATCTCATTAAACAAATCCTTCCTCATCGTGCTCAGCGGATCGATCGTGTCTTTAAACAACACAAGCTGATGTGAGTCCCAGCCTGAGGCAGATTGGGGCTTTTTTATGTAAAAAAAGAATGTATAAAATAGGTGTTTCCATCAAATTAATATAATATAAACATTACCTTGACACTCATAGTACTTTATTGCATAATACTGGTAAGGAGGAGGTGATGAGATGAGCAAGAGCAAAATCACATCCGACCTGCTGCGGGGCCATACGGATACGATGATTTTACGGGTCTTATCTGAAGCGGATCGTTATGGGTATGAGATCGTAAAGCTGATTGCTGAACGCTCTGGCGGGGAGTATGAATTAAAGGAAGCGACCATGTACTCAAGCGTCCGGCGGCTTGAAGCAGACGGTGACATCGAATGGTACTGGGGCGATGAATCACAGGGCGGACGGCGCAAATATTTCAGGATAACCGAAAAGGGCAAGTCAACTTACGCAAGCAACATCGACAATTGGGAGTATGCCAAGAAGGTTCTCGAAAAATTATTATAAGGGAGAAGTGACCGTATGAATGAGAAACTGAACCAATATGTGCAAGGTGTTTTCGCTCCATACAATGGAGTGAAGAGTGTGGATGAGCTGAAGGCGGATTTGCTGTCTGACCTTCAGGAGCGCTTTAGCGAACTCAAGAAAGAAGGAAAGGACGATGAAACAGCCCTGGCAATAACCATTGACAGCATCGGCGACATCGAACAAACGGTACTGGAGGTCGCGAATCTCTCGCGTTCACTGGAGCGTCAGGTGATTACACACCTGAGTGCGAGTAATCTGGCAAACAGTGACTTTGCAGGTGTTACCGCGCATAATGGGAAATTTACCTCCACTGCGCTGCGGGGGTCTGACTTTACCGGAGCGGATTTGACCGGCAGCACATTTAAATCAAGTGATGTTCGCGAAGCTAATTTTAACAGCGCCAATTTAACAGACTGCAACTTTTCGACTCTTGATTTGACGAGTGCAGCCTTCCAAAAAACGATCCTGGTCCGCACGAACTTCAGTAAGTCAGGGCTTGCCGGAGCAGCATTCAAAGATACAACGCTGACAGATGTTATGCTGACTTCATGCGACGTCAAAAAAACCACGTTTGAAAATTGTGTTTTTGATGGTGTGGACTTTACTTACTCCGACCTGACAGGACTGCGTTTTGACGGCCAGACGTTTATCGGCGTCAAGTTTGACAAGGCAGGGCTCGAAAATGTTTCGTTCAAAGGGGCTACTCTTAAGAATGTCTCTTTTAAGGGCGGTGTCCTTTCTAAGAAATATTACCGCGCCATAAAAACCGTCAATTTTGACGGCGCCATGATGGATAAACTGACCTTCGCTGCGCTTAAAGGGATTGAAGCCGACTTAACGAATGTGGCCATCATATAAGGAGGGAAAAACATGCTGAAGAATGCCATTCAAGTAAGAGGGCTTCAAAAATCCTATAAGGATCTTCACGTGTTAAAGGGTGTGGATTTCGAGGTTGAAAAGGGCAGTATTTTCGCTTTGCTTGGTTCCAATGGAGCGGGTAAGACAACGCTTGTCAGAATTCTGTCGACCCTGCTTAAATCAGACAGCGGAACGGCGGTCATCAACAGTTTTGATGTCGGGTCTGAGCCTGAAAAGGTAAAAAAATCGATTAGCGTGACAGGGCAATTCGCCGCAGTGGATGAGGTGCTGACCGGACGGGAGAATCTGATCATGATTGCCAAACTTCGTCACTTGGATCATCCCCGTGAGGCAGCGGAGGATATGCTGGAACGGTTCGGTTTGACAGAGGCTTCAAGCCGGAGAGCCTCCACTTATTCAGGCGGGATGCGCCGCAGGCTGGATATTGC
Protein-coding regions in this window:
- a CDS encoding PadR family transcriptional regulator, yielding MSKSKITSDLLRGHTDTMILRVLSEADRYGYEIVKLIAERSGGEYELKEATMYSSVRRLEADGDIEWYWGDESQGGRRKYFRITEKGKSTYASNIDNWEYAKKVLEKLL
- a CDS encoding pentapeptide repeat-containing protein, giving the protein MNEKLNQYVQGVFAPYNGVKSVDELKADLLSDLQERFSELKKEGKDDETALAITIDSIGDIEQTVLEVANLSRSLERQVITHLSASNLANSDFAGVTAHNGKFTSTALRGSDFTGADLTGSTFKSSDVREANFNSANLTDCNFSTLDLTSAAFQKTILVRTNFSKSGLAGAAFKDTTLTDVMLTSCDVKKTTFENCVFDGVDFTYSDLTGLRFDGQTFIGVKFDKAGLENVSFKGATLKNVSFKGGVLSKKYYRAIKTVNFDGAMMDKLTFAALKGIEADLTNVAII
- a CDS encoding ABC transporter ATP-binding protein, producing the protein MLKNAIQVRGLQKSYKDLHVLKGVDFEVEKGSIFALLGSNGAGKTTLVRILSTLLKSDSGTAVINSFDVGSEPEKVKKSISVTGQFAAVDEVLTGRENLIMIAKLRHLDHPREAAEDMLERFGLTEASSRRASTYSGGMRRRLDIAMSMIGNPQTIFLDEPTTGLDPEARIELWKIVRELAESGTTVFLTTQYLEEAEHLADRIAILHEGRIIASGTLEDLKKLFPPAKVEYVEKQPSLEEIFLTIIRKKEEKIG